Within the Plectropomus leopardus isolate mb chromosome 15, YSFRI_Pleo_2.0, whole genome shotgun sequence genome, the region CCATTTGAGAAACTCTTCATCTCTCTGGACAGTTAGTAAAATATAGAGGAAACAGTTTTCTTTGACATGAAGCAAGACAACAGATTGCTTTGAGATTTTCCACACAGATTAAGGTATTGAAGGTGCTTCatttaattcttaaaaaatggTCTTAAATATAGTTTATGGGTAATTTCCTCAGTCCAGCTGAATAATAAGTGAGCTTtgtctgtagtgtgtgtgtactttCAGACATGTGAGCTTCATATAATAGTCTAGACACCAGATAGTGCGACAACTGACCTGATGGCTTGGAAATCCCCAGACTTTTGTtacgcttgtgtgtgtgtgcgcattgTAATTGTCTGTTGTGTGCTGTGTATACTCCACGTACAAAATCAACTACCCGCAGTTTTAACATTCATGTTTGCCTCTTCTGTGTGTGTCAATAGGAGATGGGAACTGTTTGCTCCATGCGGCCTCTCAGTACATGCTGGGCGTTCAGGACACGGACCTGGTGTTGCGGAAAGCCCTCCATGGTGTTTTGAAAGAGACGGACACGGGAGTTTTTAGGGCCCGTTTTCAGGCGGAGCTGGTCCAGTCGCAGGAGTTCACCCAGACCGGACTCCGATACACCACTATGGTATGAAGATCAGATGATGTCTTTGTCAAAAGTCTTTTCCACTACCTTGCATCAAGATTATTGCTACACTACAAAAGcctgagaaaaaaacccaacaacctATGTGCCACTGAGTCTGTAGAATTTCAATACTTGCTCATCTATTGCATCCTTGGATGCAATCTGCAGatatatgttaatatatttgttgtttttttactgttgagCATACATTCTGTTCGGGATTTTCCTactcacaaaatattttatggAATAACTAAGTGTGTGCATAAGATTGTATCCTTTGTCCTCCTAactctgtgtatgtgttgtcCCAGAACTGGGAGGAAGAGTGGGACAAGATTGTGAAGATGGCATCTCCGGTCTCTAGTAGCAACGGCCTCCAGTTTGACTCTCTGGAGGACATACACATCTTTGTCCTCTCCAACATTCTCCGCAGACCCATCATTGTCATCGCAGGTACTCACTTTTTATCATTGCTCCTTGATAGTGATCAGAAACATACTGGTCCTGTTTCAACATGTCTATAGGCCATAAAGAAGGTGAAGGTATCTCGTTTCACGTGCCTCAACATTTTGGTGTTAGTTGTTTTAGCAGTCTTCATAGTGTTTAATTTCACTGTATCACCTCCCATATGTTTTGGTTTGCGGATGCTGCTTTCCGGTGCTTCATAAACTGTATGGCGAATAGaaacttgtttttaacattGAGTTTTCAAGCATCTTGTTCCAACACACTcaatttaatagaaaaaatatattattttaaaggaatgaAGAGAGTTCTCTGCTGTGCACTTATGACAAAAGTTTCTCTGCATAAGTGATAAGAAACATGCTAACAATAAGTTCTATTAAAAGTGTACTAAAAACATATTGAACTTGTTCTGGGAccgttatttttaaaatcaaatataacctttgaatgtctgttttttcaacagaccAGGTGGTGAGGAGTATGAAATCtggctcctccatctctcctctgaATGTGGGCGGGATTTATCTGCCACTCCACTGGCCGCCCACCGAGTGCTACAAATACCCGATAGTGCTCGGCTATGACTCCCAGCACTTTGCACCCCTCATCACCATCAAAGACAGTGGTCCAGGTAGGAAACAGTAACAGGACGGTGTTACGGAGCTGACACGACAAAGAGGCTGGATGCAAaagttgctcatgtttttttttttattcctatgCAACATCTTGGTTCTGAATTTCCCAGAGATCCGAGCAGTACCACTGATCAACCCGGGACGGGGAGGCTTTGAGGAGCTGAAGGTTCATTTCCTGATGGAGAaggaacagcagcagaaagagagactCCTCAAAGACTACCTGCTACTGATCGAGATCCCCGTCATAGGCTTGGGCTACGACGCCACACGGATCATCAATGCTGCAAGGTACTTTGAGATGATAAACTCTGTAGATTgacaaaatggaaaattaaaaattaaaaaaattatattctaGTTGCATAAGgaggattatttttaaattaatgatgaCAGATATTGTAATACAACTTGTTTAAACTCTTAAAACCTAATCAGTGCAATGACAACAGCTGTATTAACGTAGAAAATAACCTAGAAATTAATAAGCTGCACTCGTTCGTTTCTGTTGGCCGTTTTAAGGCACTGTTGCAGGActtttgtgtgtcattttctACATGCCATTGTCAGGGTGTATCTTAGctggtgttttaatttttcttggttttatgGTTCACTTCCAGCATATATAAACAATTTAGTCCTTCCTTGTAGTAACTTCATGttatggtctttttgtgttttatattttttgttttggagttgtatGTATTGATTTTGTTCTATGTCGTCTATAAATTATGTTTGACCAAAACACTCTTGAAAAGGAGATTTTTAATCTTAAGAGTTTTTTTctagttaaataaaggttacattaaaaaaagaaaggaaaagtataaatttaaaacaatgcagtCAAGTTAAGAAGCACATTATGTGTTGGTGTTCTCAGGCTGGATGAGGGGAACCTCCCTGAAGACATGAACCTGATGGAGGACTACCTACAACTTGTAAACCACGAGTACCAGCGCTGGCAGGAGGACAAAGAGCAGGCATGGGCTGCCCAGCCACAGCGCCCACCGCCCTTCTCCGTCTCCCAGCTTTCTCTCATCGAGATCCGCTGTGCCACACCACGATGCACCTTTTATGTCTCTGTGGACACACAGCCTCATTGCCATGAATGCTTTGAGAAGCGACAAGCCACTACCGGCGGAGGAACAAGGATAGAAGGGGTGGTGCAGACCAAGGGAGGAGGGGTACAAGGTGGGGTTGGAGTGATCGGGGGATCAGAGACTGAGGTTAGCTCCAGAGGAGCCCGAAGCAGCAGCCCCCCATCCTCTTCTTCTGGGAGAGGGGTGGTGATATCCAGCCCCCGCTCAGCCCCACCCACTGCTCCCAGCCTCAGCCTGTACAGTGAAACTCATGCCATGAAGTGCAAGACACCCGGCTGCCTCTTCACCCTTAGCGTAGAGCATGACGGACTTTGCGAGCGATGCTTCAACTCCAGGCAGAACCATGGGCCTCCTGGAGCTGGAACAGCTGCTCCAGGACTCCCAGGCCCCAACGGGGGGCCTGCAGTCCCCCACCCGGCCCAGGGCTCCGGCTGGACCCAGTGGGGGGGCtgcgagacagagacagagcgcTGCAGCATGTGCAGACAGGAGGCGTTCAGGATATTCAATGGCCTGTGTCCACCCTGCATGCAGAGACAGCAGGCTCCAGAGAGGGGGGAGCCGCAGCAGAACAACCCCAGGACTGAGGCCTCGTCTTCAGCCTGGACCCAGGCCAGGGACGCTGAGCGGCCATGCCTCACACTAACACCAGGGCACACCTCAGCCTGGCAAACCCCTCTGGCTCGGCCTTGTAAAAGATCTGGGTGCCAGTTCTTTGGGACACCGGAGAAGCTGGGTTTCTGCACTATTTGCTACGTAGACTATCAGACCAACCACCGTAAGTCCTCAAACTAAACTAGAAAACTTATATCATGAAAGacttaaaagttattttaaacaaagtttttgtaaatttgttttgcattgtatGTGTGATTGTGTTGCTTTCAAGTGGTTTCCTAGTTTTCTTCACTTAAATGCAAAATCATGTGGGATGTTGCTTATTTTGGACGCTCTCTGTTCCAGATCTGACCCCTCCCCCCGCCCCGGTCCAGAGCCGGCATGGTGTGGAGGCAGGCTTCCAGAACGCCTCGCGGTGTCGTGGGCCTGGATGTGGTGCAGTTGGCAAGGCGATGCTGGAGGGCTACTGCGACAAATGCTACGTCAAAGAGCAAAGCACAAGGCTCAACCAAGTGGCACATCGCACACCACACTCCCCTCCTCTGGTCATGGTGGGTGTCTGCCCCTCCTTCTTGCTCCTGCTGTACTTCATCTTTGACATTTGTTGTCTGTAAATTATCCTTCATTTTTCTCAATACTTCTGATATCCAGagttcccatggtcatgaaatTCCTTGAAAAGTTCTGAAATTTGATATACTGTTTTCTACAAATTGGAGAAGTTTGGAATGTATATTGTTTTGGCTATCTAGTCCCCAAAATGTGTCGAACATTTCCCAGAAATacataatatttaatatctAGTGCTGCACTGTGTGACCATGGATtgaatctgcatttttttatccCCCAAAAGGGGCGCAGCCTTGACATTTTGTCAGGTACCTGTGTGTGCCGGCCTGGTCTATTGGCATATGCAGATACTTGGCAGCAGGAATATCTACCTTGCAAGCACCAGCAGTTATGCCTGCACATGCATGTGAAGTGCTTGTTTATAGGCCAAGCCGCTTTCAACTAGTTAtataaagtcatggaaattagGTAAAATTTTGTGGAAAAgttctaaaaaatgtttgaaaagtcaaaatgtgtgAGAACCTTGAACATCCTTTTCTTTGAGTTGTCCATTGACATTTCTCTTCCTTCTCTTTGctccccacctctctctctgtacaAAAAGCGTGACCGAGCAGTCAAACCCAGATCTTCACAGCAATCCCAGACCCAGACCCAGACTCAGACTCAGTGCCGGCGGAGTGGCTGCAGCAATGTGTCCCCGGGTTGCACAGACCTCTGCCCAGAGTGCCACACGCGTGGCCAGGGCAGAGAAGCGGGCAGGCGGGCGCAGGCGCCCAAGGAAAAGTCCAAGCAGCGGTGCAGGACGCAGGGCTGCGACCACTACGCCAACCAAGAGAAACAGGGCTACTGCAACGAGTGTGACCACTTCAAACAGATTTACCGCGGCTGACCACATAACGCACCCGCGCACGATGACAACACATCGCTAGCACGCTAGAGCCGCTGCCCTGCTGTGGGCGCCCCATGCCAGTCAATGCACCTCTGATACTAACTAACCAACTAACTAACTAGCTAGTGACTAACTAGTAACCTTATGGCCTGAAAATCAAACCCCCCATGTAGAATGtgaagagagagtgtgtgtacgTGGGGGgggttgagtgtgtgtgtgttcgcagTAGACATGGCCTCCAGAATACCTCTTTGTGCAATTATTATCATCTGATGTGCCCCGAGCACGAAACACGGTGAGAGGTTTGGCTACATGTCAGAGCAACTGACTTAACTCTTGTGTACAATATGTATTTAGAGGTACGTGGTGAATCGTGCCGGACAAAATGATTGTATGTTGACATAACGAGAAGCATCTGACATTGCTTTCTAGACCACAGCCAAGGATTTATACCccccagtctgtctgtctgtcttaacCCATCTGTGTATctatctgcctgtctgtctaGCATTTGCTCTGATGAATGAGGGATGCAGTAATAGGGGAAGCCGAGTGACAAATCAATGGAAGTTCACTGTTAAATCTgatctgattttaattttaaaaaatcaaggaaattgCTAGTATTAAAAGATTTAAGTTAATGTAactattatactgttttaatttgtttaccttataattgttaagtttacttaaaatgtggttatatttacctgattttgtgaagttgttgcaacataaaaatgataaGTTTAATCAATTCAATGTTTCCAAGTTTTAGTatcttcagtaaaccaagtttattgTGCTATGTATCTGTAATTTGCTGGTTGCAAACGAGTCAGTcatgtttatattattttcttaaacatgtcaaGAAAACAGATGATGACCCCAAAACGTCATCATTGGctttatccttttttaatgATCAATCTAAATCAGAATCACTTGGTCTGCTGAAGTTGCCAACACTTAAACAGAACAATGTAATTTCATCTGTCAATTGCAACAtcttttacaaaaaagtaagtaattaagtaaatattatatataaatttgGAGTAAACTTCAGATAGATATAAAGTACATAAATAAGACTAATagctatatttactttcctttttcaaggcggTCAGTTTCCCAGactattttaagtaagatcaacttctCAGTATAATCAACTTCTCTTTTGCAGTATAGTAAAGCAGAAGTGAGCCAAACTGGGCCAAAGATAAAACAAGAATTAAATGGTATACACCATTGTTTATCTTAGTTCTCCAAAAACACTCTTACGTGTCCTTCTAAAAGACACTAAAAGAGACAAAGATTTGCAGCTTGCAATCACTATTGTAAAATGATTGACAATTAATTTCTTCCATTAGTCAGTGAGCAGTTTATATTTTGAGGCAAATTATCTGACATAGAAAATTGTGAATTTCTTGATATAGATAGTAAGAGCAGACCATGTGTCTAAGACAGACAGGGCAGGCCCCTGCTAGTTTTGGTGCTACATGTACAGAAACACAAGCCTCTCCATTGTAGCCAACATGCTGGTGGTGTCAGCGGACAGACGGCagagaacacagcagagacaggaCTCATTCTCTTTCTATTCCTCCTGTCCTTCCTCTTATTTCCCCCCTCTTCTCCAAAACAGATCTGTTGCCTTGGACGTTGTTTTCCTGTTTACTGACCACTTAAGCACCTAGAAATGCATAGACACACCAACACATGCGCACACAGACAGACGTAGTAGCTCCAGTCCTGTCAGAAGGGGATTGCCGACTATAAAGAGAACTGAGAACATAATGACGGGATGATTATCCACCTTACCGCCACataacacacatttgcacacacatgcaaacacagctcTGTGAGATTGTATGCGCCCCACCCCAGCCTGAGGTGGTATGTAGGTAAACAAACCTATAGAGAAATGCATTCCTCTCTGCTCCACCCCACTGGATGTGCCAAGGCgacaatttcaaaaaaaaaaattcagagagCAATCCCATTGCCTGCTTTGGCTAATCTTGTTTATCTGAATGTGTTTTGTGCTGCTGCTACAACAGCACACTATTGGGGCTGATCCTCGATAGGTTTTGCCTTTAAGTAGTGATTGAAATTTTATGGACCAGAGGAGCCTGATCAGTGATCCTGGATCAGCGCTCCCACCTATAAAATGCTTTTGTGAATATGGATCTTGGTCCATATTGTAGGACCTTCCAACCCGATGCCTcatctccaacacacacacacacacacacacacacacacacaaacacataaaacgcACACACATGTGCGTCTGGAATACGCAAAACTGAcattcctgttttgttttaatttgttttgggattttttaatgtattttgatatatttggttttgttctgccaaaaaaaaaaaaattacatgtgcCATCAATCGCCAAACAGTTGTTGTTACCTCCTTAAAAATGGCCAGCCTGTAACACTCTAAACTAACTAAAGTGCCACAGATAGACATCTCCAATTTTATGTAACCACAGATTTATCGTGCTCTTTCATGTTGAAAATCCCCAAATGGATCGTCTCATGAGTCTTTTATCCAAATACTAAGAAATGTTTATCTGCAGGCATAAACTCAAGCTTAGAAAAATTATCAAACTAACTGATCAGCTGTAAGAGTTATTCCCCTCGTACTTCTGCTGAAGAACTCCACTGCTGTAGGCAGATGTCCATCTGTGGCTCTGGTTAGAAAAGCATAGACAAACAGGCTCTCGGTCTGCCTTTTCATTCAACTGTATCTAAAGCTGTCGGGCCAGCCCACGTGTTGACGGCCTGTACGTAGATCTCTGTGTGCTTTAATCACCTCTAGACAAACCTTAATCAATTAAAGGCCAATTAGTGGTCAGCTCAGCGGGACCCCTTGACAAAGTCTCGGGACTCTGACTGAGTTTGACTGGGAGGAGATCACATAAGTTGCACATGACTTGTCTAAGCTGCTGAGGCATTTAGGAATGGTACTCCGACTCGCTTAGGGACATTCCAACAGTAGGGAGAGCATCCGTGTGTGAGCAGAAGGTgtaacaaaacatgcaaactgtGTGGAAGTTTCTTTGTGTGACCTTTCGACAATAGGGTATTGTATGAAAAAAAGCCTGGTTTTATTTGTTAAGTATTTATTCATATCAAGATATCTGTATTGTGTGattcaataataatttatatgtCGTCCTatgaaatgaattatttttattaagaaaTCTGAACTCTGTCTAATGTGGTTCTTGTCTCtattgtgtgtgtctttgtgtgtgtgtgcactatCACAGAAAATGTGACACAACCAAGCACTTGCACATACACTCGTGTGTGCTCTTTGAGATTTCAACATTGCACTCTTATTACAGCATCTCTCTCTACTGTGCTGTGTGTTACCCAATGCTGTTTCTGCTGAAAAGCTCGCTAACGGCACCGAATCCATCTCCAGTGTAGGAAGTACAGTGGGTGCTGCAAAAGTCATCAGATAAACCGATCACTGAGGGCCTAGTTTAGATGTGGCAGAGCTGCACCATTTTCCAGCGCTTAACTGGGTTagctctttttctccttttcttctctccgCCTCCGTTGTTCTTATTTCTGTTCTCATTTTTACGcatttccacaaaaaaagttcatatgACGATCTTAGGTGCTTTTTTGTCACTATTCAGTTCTTTCCAGgcttatgtgctttttttgcatttttttgaaaaagggaACCCCCACTCTcacatagaaacacacagaTCACTCAGGAGGAGTGGATGATGCAGTGGGAGGGGGGAGTTTGGATATATGGCAGTGACAGGTGGGGAATTGGTACTAATTATATATGGCAGGGCAGAGGTGACATTTAACAAGTGTGGGGCTGCCAGGGTTATgcgtgggcttttttttttctcgtcaACCTACACGTTCTACCACAGTCAGATCAGTAGGCTGATGTGGTTTCCTGGAAATACCCCGGCATGCAAACGCTCCCTTGTATAACTGCTTCTTTGCAAACTTGACATGTGAACGCTTCACTGGTGtgtcactgtaaaaataattgtgtGAAGCAAACATATTAGTTAcatgataaaaatgtgatgGAGGACTATTTTCATTACCAAAGATCTGTTGTTAAATAAGTTTTCTGGTTCACAGCAACATGCAGCATGAAGAAATGCTATCCATTCAAATGATAAGAAAATAACCTAGAGTTGAAACAGCACCATGAGTAATGTTTATACATGAGGGAGTTTTAGCACCAAACACTGAATTtgctgcattctggtgaatttttatgcaccagtttTAGGCCTTTCTGCATCAATATGTGGTGAAAATGTCTAATTTCATTAAAAGTCTGCTTTATTCatgacaaatgcacatttttctaaatattaaggAGGTTGTGTCCCTTGCAAATCTATATGAGTAgtaagaatgtttttttcttatttttagaaGTATCACAATATGGCAAATGtatcaaagaaacaaaactctGCACctgtctaaaataaaaactaatgtaATGTGGTATAAATAACTAATAATCACTCTAGACTTCTTGTTGCAAAGTTGCTTGAAGTGTTGCTGGAATTTTGATGCTAGAAGAAGAAAGTAAAGTCTGCAATAATATAcggcaacattttaaattaaagacaaGAGGGGGTTGTCCATATCCTGCACATTAAAGTAGTGATCATGTGTGAATTTTGAAACATTAGGCCCCTGGGCGCAGACATGcagagggccccaccacctctcctgcaaaacacagactttctttttttatttcttcttttatctatttctttctttgtagttattttgcgTCCATTTTCAGTTGCTTTGTGCATCATTGTAGTcagtctgtgtctctttgtggttcttttgcctctttttttgtagtttttgtgaGTGTCTTTGCAGCTGTTACAAGtctttgtagtatttttgtgtctctttgtggtcattttgagtctgttTAAGGTCATGTTTGGTCTCATCCTGAT harbors:
- the tnfaip3 gene encoding tumor necrosis factor alpha-induced protein 3 produces the protein MSQGQNFLPKFLFVSNLLKAVKIRQRVPNDVVKPAASGGLMHHLRGMHRYTLEMIAMNHFPQAFREVVQAAILDRAMQASLEQEKKLNWCREVKKMVPLRTNGDGNCLLHAASQYMLGVQDTDLVLRKALHGVLKETDTGVFRARFQAELVQSQEFTQTGLRYTTMNWEEEWDKIVKMASPVSSSNGLQFDSLEDIHIFVLSNILRRPIIVIADQVVRSMKSGSSISPLNVGGIYLPLHWPPTECYKYPIVLGYDSQHFAPLITIKDSGPEIRAVPLINPGRGGFEELKVHFLMEKEQQQKERLLKDYLLLIEIPVIGLGYDATRIINAARLDEGNLPEDMNLMEDYLQLVNHEYQRWQEDKEQAWAAQPQRPPPFSVSQLSLIEIRCATPRCTFYVSVDTQPHCHECFEKRQATTGGGTRIEGVVQTKGGGVQGGVGVIGGSETEVSSRGARSSSPPSSSSGRGVVISSPRSAPPTAPSLSLYSETHAMKCKTPGCLFTLSVEHDGLCERCFNSRQNHGPPGAGTAAPGLPGPNGGPAVPHPAQGSGWTQWGGCETETERCSMCRQEAFRIFNGLCPPCMQRQQAPERGEPQQNNPRTEASSSAWTQARDAERPCLTLTPGHTSAWQTPLARPCKRSGCQFFGTPEKLGFCTICYVDYQTNHHLTPPPAPVQSRHGVEAGFQNASRCRGPGCGAVGKAMLEGYCDKCYVKEQSTRLNQVAHRTPHSPPLVMRDRAVKPRSSQQSQTQTQTQTQCRRSGCSNVSPGCTDLCPECHTRGQGREAGRRAQAPKEKSKQRCRTQGCDHYANQEKQGYCNECDHFKQIYRG